Proteins encoded together in one Thermococcus barophilus MP window:
- a CDS encoding MBL fold metallo-hydrolase, which produces MKIVPLASESLGVRSLATYVKIDKTGILIDPGVALGPKRYSLPPAKAELEALMKAREKIQSYAKKADIVTISHYHYDHHTPFFEGIYESSSPEKAREIYEGKILLIKHPKENINFSQRKRAWNFLKGVEKIAEKVEYADGRFFDFGDFIMEFSPAVPHGSEGTKLGFVIMVMIDDGTKRLVHASDIQLLNRKAVEWIIKQMPDILITGGPPTYLEGYRVKDAWNTGLKNLNEIIKETNAQIILDHHLIRDKRYPEFFAHLEKEPLTFARFLKREDKPLEAYRKELHKIKKGEDVDLPFKI; this is translated from the coding sequence ATGAAAATCGTCCCCTTAGCCTCTGAGAGCTTGGGAGTGAGGAGTTTAGCAACTTATGTTAAAATTGATAAAACTGGAATTTTGATCGATCCGGGTGTAGCCTTGGGACCTAAGCGCTACTCTTTACCTCCAGCAAAAGCTGAGCTTGAAGCATTAATGAAAGCAAGAGAAAAAATCCAATCCTATGCCAAAAAAGCAGATATAGTTACAATTTCCCATTACCATTATGATCATCACACCCCTTTCTTTGAGGGGATTTATGAGAGCTCATCCCCAGAAAAAGCGAGAGAAATTTATGAGGGGAAGATTCTGCTCATTAAGCATCCAAAGGAAAACATAAACTTCAGCCAGCGAAAAAGGGCTTGGAATTTTCTTAAAGGGGTTGAAAAGATTGCTGAAAAGGTTGAATATGCAGATGGGAGGTTCTTTGACTTTGGAGATTTTATAATGGAGTTCTCTCCAGCGGTTCCCCATGGGAGTGAGGGAACTAAGCTCGGCTTTGTAATCATGGTCATGATTGATGATGGAACAAAAAGATTGGTTCACGCAAGCGATATTCAGCTTTTAAATAGGAAAGCCGTGGAGTGGATAATAAAGCAGATGCCGGATATTTTAATTACTGGAGGCCCTCCAACGTATTTGGAAGGTTATAGAGTCAAAGACGCTTGGAATACAGGCCTAAAGAACCTAAATGAAATTATAAAGGAAACCAACGCCCAGATAATCCTTGATCATCACTTGATCAGAGACAAACGCTACCCAGAGTTCTTCGCCCACCTTGAGAAAGAGCCTTTAACTTTTGCACGCTTCCTTAAAAGAGAGGATAAACCACTGGAAGCATACAGAAAAGAGCTTCACAAAATCAAGAAGGGAGAAGATGTAGATTTGCCCTTCAAGATTTGA
- a CDS encoding flavodoxin domain-containing protein, giving the protein MEMIRHIILLIPFSIGRKEMKVCIVYDTKRGSTGIIASWMGEAIKDVCDVRVMHIGEVNTLKDCDLIVIGSPIYYERPLKSVLEFLEQHQDELRNKKVAVFVVCIAEIFGHAGKAYAEKRYVGALIKRVPGKVIETAVIKGWIRKPNFSQKVVVQNWIKELLKNLEIKS; this is encoded by the coding sequence ATGGAAATGATAAGACATATTATACTTTTGATCCCATTCTCTATTGGGAGGAAGGAAATGAAGGTCTGTATTGTCTACGACACAAAAAGGGGCTCAACTGGGATTATAGCCAGCTGGATGGGGGAAGCGATAAAGGATGTGTGCGACGTTAGAGTCATGCACATTGGTGAGGTAAATACGTTAAAGGACTGTGACTTAATTGTAATTGGGAGCCCCATATACTATGAACGTCCATTGAAGAGCGTTCTTGAGTTTTTGGAGCAGCATCAAGATGAACTTAGGAACAAGAAGGTTGCTGTTTTTGTGGTCTGCATAGCAGAGATTTTTGGACATGCCGGTAAGGCTTATGCCGAAAAGCGCTATGTTGGGGCTTTGATTAAAAGGGTTCCAGGAAAGGTCATTGAGACAGCTGTTATCAAAGGATGGATTAGAAAGCCTAATTTCTCCCAAAAGGTGGTGGTTCAAAATTGGATTAAGGAGCTTCTCAAAAATTTAGAAATCAAATCTTGA
- a CDS encoding nicotinate phosphoribosyltransferase codes for MKSFYIAHEDDIKAGKTTDVYFIRTKKILEAKGIHKKVLADVSTTSLPKSWKWGVLAGVEEVAKLLEGLPVNVYSMPEGTIFHPYEPVMQIEGYYEEFGIYETALLGMLSQASGIATAALRVKIAAKFKPVYSFGIRHMHPAIAPMIDRSAFIGGCDGVSGVLGAEMMGEKPVGTMPHALILTVGDQVKAWKYFDEVVEPEVPRTALIDTFCDEKFEALMAAETLGEKLFAVRLDTPSSRRGNFKRIIEEVRWELDLRGYTHVKIFLSGGLDEESIKELVDVADAFGVGGSIASAKPVDFSLDIVEIEGKPITKRGKLSGRKQVYRCEKGHYHRVPVEKKLERCPVCGAKVEPLLKPLIENGEIVAELPKAREIREYVLEQARKFNLSLE; via the coding sequence ATGAAGAGCTTTTACATCGCCCATGAAGATGACATAAAAGCTGGAAAAACTACCGATGTTTACTTCATTCGAACAAAGAAGATACTCGAGGCAAAGGGCATCCATAAGAAAGTTCTTGCAGATGTCTCAACAACTTCTCTTCCAAAGAGCTGGAAGTGGGGAGTTCTGGCTGGAGTTGAAGAGGTTGCCAAGCTCTTAGAAGGGTTGCCGGTGAACGTTTATTCCATGCCTGAGGGAACTATATTCCACCCATACGAACCTGTCATGCAAATTGAAGGTTACTATGAGGAATTTGGGATTTATGAAACCGCTTTGTTGGGGATGCTCAGTCAGGCAAGCGGAATAGCCACTGCAGCCTTAAGAGTAAAAATAGCCGCAAAATTCAAGCCAGTCTATTCCTTCGGAATAAGGCACATGCATCCTGCTATAGCTCCAATGATAGATCGCTCTGCATTCATAGGTGGCTGCGACGGTGTTTCCGGCGTTCTCGGTGCAGAGATGATGGGCGAAAAGCCCGTTGGGACAATGCCTCATGCCCTAATTCTGACAGTTGGGGATCAAGTAAAGGCATGGAAATATTTCGATGAAGTTGTTGAACCGGAAGTTCCAAGGACTGCATTGATTGACACCTTCTGCGACGAGAAGTTCGAGGCGCTGATGGCGGCTGAGACGCTGGGTGAGAAGCTATTTGCCGTCCGCTTAGATACTCCAAGCTCAAGAAGAGGAAACTTTAAGCGCATAATAGAGGAGGTTCGCTGGGAGCTTGACTTGAGGGGGTATACCCATGTCAAGATTTTCCTCAGCGGTGGGCTTGATGAAGAAAGCATAAAAGAGCTTGTTGATGTTGCTGATGCCTTTGGAGTAGGCGGTTCAATAGCTTCAGCAAAGCCCGTTGATTTCTCACTTGACATAGTGGAGATAGAAGGAAAGCCAATAACGAAGCGCGGAAAGCTCAGCGGAAGGAAGCAGGTTTACCGCTGCGAGAAAGGGCACTACCATAGAGTCCCAGTCGAAAAGAAGCTCGAACGCTGTCCAGTATGCGGAGCAAAAGTAGAACCGCTCTTAAAGCCTCTCATTGAAAACGGTGAAATTGTTGCTGAACTTCCAAAAGCCAGGGAGATAAGGGAATACGTGCTTGAACAGGCAAGAAAATTCAATCTCAGCTTAGAATAA
- a CDS encoding ferredoxin gives MKVKLDKDTCIGCGVCASICPDVFEMDDDGKAKVIMEETDLECAKEAAESCPTGSITIEE, from the coding sequence ATGAAGGTTAAGCTCGATAAGGACACATGCATTGGGTGTGGAGTTTGTGCAAGCATCTGTCCAGACGTTTTTGAAATGGACGACGATGGAAAGGCAAAGGTCATTATGGAAGAGACAGACCTTGAGTGTGCAAAAGAAGCAGCTGAGAGCTGCCCAACAGGATCAATTACCATCGAGGAGTGA